The following are from one region of the Desulfonatronum thiosulfatophilum genome:
- a CDS encoding prepilin-type N-terminal cleavage/methylation domain-containing protein → MNRKMKKNNLTTQSGFTLIEIIAVLIIISIVAAVSIQKYMDLQHVARQIVLESAFASGAATMSLDFSKFILEGNQPEVWGELPDVTDVQLGDFVATISYGCGIDAARVTITNGPTGWASLPSGFLTFKDFTICK, encoded by the coding sequence TTGAACAGAAAGATGAAAAAGAACAATCTCACTACACAATCTGGTTTTACATTGATCGAGATTATTGCTGTACTGATAATTATTAGCATAGTAGCAGCGGTATCGATTCAAAAATATATGGATTTGCAGCATGTTGCGCGTCAGATAGTCCTTGAAAGTGCTTTTGCATCTGGTGCTGCAACTATGTCATTAGATTTTTCAAAATTTATTTTGGAGGGCAATCAACCGGAAGTTTGGGGTGAATTGCCTGACGTGACGGATGTTCAGCTTGGCGATTTTGTAGCAACCATATCTTATGGCTGCGGCATTGATGCTGCCAGAGTTACAATAACCAATGGTCCCACTGGCTGGGCGAGTTTACCTTCTGGATTTCTTACTTTTAAAGATTTTACGATATGTAAGTGA
- a CDS encoding type II secretion system protein, with translation MEKKDIKKAQGGFTLIEIIAVLVILGILAAVAVPRYMDLQTAALERSLDGAIAAGQSRMSIAYANLILGGNVSPTVAQVAAEAACGTAITGDFSVACAETGVITASKNNATKSYTWAMPN, from the coding sequence ATGGAAAAAAAAGATATTAAGAAGGCCCAAGGCGGTTTCACTCTCATCGAAATCATTGCCGTGCTGGTTATTCTGGGCATTTTGGCAGCGGTGGCGGTTCCGAGGTATATGGATTTACAAACAGCTGCTTTAGAGCGATCCCTTGATGGAGCTATTGCTGCGGGTCAGTCAAGGATGTCCATTGCATATGCAAATTTGATTTTGGGAGGAAATGTTTCGCCGACAGTGGCTCAAGTCGCAGCTGAAGCAGCGTGCGGTACAGCTATTACTGGTGATTTTAGTGTAGCGTGTGCGGAAACCGGAGTGATTACTGCTTCAAAAAATAATGCAACTAAATCCTACACTTGGGCAATGCCAAACTAG
- a CDS encoding efflux RND transporter periplasmic adaptor subunit — translation MIWRKRIIYALILAGVVALLVWSFRPSPILVDTEPVSRGRVEMVVEEEGRTRVADRYVLSSPLTAQTQRVTWEVGDAVQAGDVLAVLMPLPSPALDARSAAEAQARVRAAESAVRMGRAELDAAATSARFAESDLERLRRLADQELIALGDLEQAETAAQRALAQERSARFRMQTLTSELEAARAALRFAGETRTEEGVLQLRAPVSGRILQRHFESARVVQPGEPILEIGDTTILEVEVDVLSSDAVRLEPGMRVSLERWGRPDALEARVRRVEPLGFTKISALGVEEQRVLVIADLISPPEQWDRLGHGYRVNARFMLWEAEDILRVPTNAVFRHGDGWALFTVHENRARLRIVEPGRRGGFWTQILSGVEQEEIVVVHPDRDLQDGVRVRMRNATDG, via the coding sequence ATGATCTGGCGCAAGCGCATAATTTACGCATTGATCCTGGCCGGCGTGGTCGCGCTGCTGGTCTGGTCCTTCAGACCTTCCCCGATCCTGGTGGACACGGAGCCGGTCTCCCGCGGCCGAGTGGAAATGGTGGTCGAGGAGGAAGGACGGACCAGAGTAGCGGACAGATACGTGCTTTCATCGCCCCTGACGGCGCAGACCCAGCGTGTGACATGGGAAGTCGGCGATGCTGTTCAGGCGGGGGACGTGCTCGCGGTGCTCATGCCCTTGCCCTCGCCCGCACTGGACGCCCGGTCCGCGGCCGAGGCCCAGGCGCGGGTGCGGGCCGCCGAATCCGCTGTCAGGATGGGTCGGGCCGAACTCGACGCGGCCGCGACCTCGGCCCGTTTTGCCGAAAGCGATCTTGAACGTCTGCGTCGGCTCGCCGACCAGGAGCTGATCGCCCTCGGCGATCTGGAACAGGCCGAGACAGCAGCCCAAAGGGCATTGGCTCAGGAGCGATCAGCCCGTTTCCGGATGCAAACCCTGACATCCGAGCTGGAGGCGGCTCGAGCCGCGCTGCGCTTTGCCGGTGAAACCCGAACCGAGGAAGGGGTTCTGCAACTGCGCGCCCCGGTTTCGGGCCGCATTCTGCAGCGCCATTTTGAAAGCGCCCGCGTGGTGCAGCCGGGCGAGCCGATTCTGGAGATCGGTGATACGACGATTCTGGAAGTGGAGGTGGACGTGCTTTCCTCGGATGCCGTGCGTCTGGAACCGGGCATGCGCGTGTCCCTGGAACGCTGGGGCCGCCCCGATGCCCTGGAAGCCAGGGTGCGGCGCGTGGAGCCTCTGGGTTTCACCAAAATCTCGGCCCTGGGCGTGGAGGAGCAGCGCGTCCTGGTCATCGCCGACCTGATCTCGCCCCCGGAGCAATGGGACAGACTGGGCCACGGCTACCGGGTCAACGCCCGGTTCATGCTCTGGGAGGCGGAGGACATCCTGCGCGTGCCCACCAATGCCGTGTTCCGCCATGGCGACGGATGGGCCCTGTTCACGGTCCATGAGAACCGGGCTCGGCTGCGGATCGTTGAGCCGGGCCGCAGAGGCGGCTTTTGGACGCAAATCCTGTCCGGAGTCGAACAGGAGGAGATTGTCGTGGTTCACCCGGACCGGGACCTCCAGGACGGCGTCCGAGTGCGGATGAGAAATGCAACAGATGGATAA
- a CDS encoding ABC transporter permease: MSVLTRKLLRELLQMRGQALAIAVVIAGGVATLVMSLTSLESLTETRDVFYRDSRFSHVFASLKRAPHSLEEHIRAIPGVQVVETRIQAGANLDIPDYTDPATGQFLSLPDGRNAELNSLFLRSGRLPRPGQDRETVVGEAFAEAHGFQPGDQLAAIINGRRQELEIVGVALSPEFIYHLKPGDMFPDFERHGIFWMNRSALAAAYDLDGAFNDVILTVSREARIGDVLERLDALLEPYGGLGAVGREEQLSHRYLSEELNQLANMATLFPTIFLGVAAFLLNVVFSRLISTQREQIAILKAFGYSNFRIGMHYTQMALLISLFGLALGVAAGGWLGQQLAEIYRDFFRFPYLEYHISPRVITIGAVVTLAASLLGALFAVRKAVGLPPAEAMRPEPPPVFRITLVERLGLQRFLAQPTRMILRNMERRPLKTLLSMAGIGLACGILMVGRFQEGSVDYLIKVQFGLAQRDDLTVTFIEPTSRRVLHDLEALPGVYLAEPMRVAGVRLHRGHASHRTTIQGLAEDGDLFRILDEDLRVIAVPPEGLVLGDYLAEILDVRIGDSVEVELLEGRRERLTVPVTGMVREFTGASAYMRLDALNRILREGSAVSGAYLAVDPEFRGEVLRRLKDSPRVAGVTDRQAAILNFYDTMADMVLTFAFFSTLLAGSIAFGVVYNSARIALTERSREMASLRVLGFTRGEIGFILLGEMAVLTIAAIPVGFLIGIGLIAYIVQGIDSELYRIPMILEPRIFSFAATVILVASAVSWLVVARRLKNLDLVGVLKSRN; encoded by the coding sequence GTGAGTGTTCTGACACGCAAGCTGCTGCGCGAACTGCTGCAGATGCGTGGTCAGGCCCTGGCCATTGCCGTAGTCATTGCCGGCGGCGTGGCCACTCTGGTCATGTCCCTGACCAGCCTCGAATCCCTGACCGAGACCCGCGACGTTTTCTACAGGGATTCCCGGTTCAGCCACGTCTTCGCGTCCTTGAAACGCGCCCCCCATTCCCTCGAGGAACACATCCGGGCCATTCCCGGAGTCCAGGTCGTGGAGACGCGCATCCAGGCCGGCGCCAATCTGGACATTCCGGATTATACTGATCCGGCCACGGGACAGTTCCTGTCCCTGCCCGACGGCCGCAACGCCGAGTTGAACAGCCTGTTTCTGCGTTCCGGACGCCTGCCCCGGCCGGGCCAGGACCGGGAAACGGTGGTCGGCGAGGCTTTTGCCGAGGCGCATGGCTTTCAACCCGGCGACCAATTGGCCGCGATCATCAACGGACGACGGCAGGAGCTGGAAATCGTTGGCGTGGCCCTGTCGCCGGAATTCATCTACCACCTCAAGCCCGGCGACATGTTTCCGGATTTCGAGCGACACGGCATTTTTTGGATGAATCGTTCCGCCCTGGCCGCGGCGTACGATCTGGACGGCGCTTTCAATGACGTGATCCTCACCGTCAGCCGAGAAGCCCGGATCGGGGATGTGCTGGAACGTCTGGATGCCCTGCTGGAGCCCTACGGAGGGTTGGGCGCCGTAGGCCGGGAGGAACAGCTCTCCCACAGGTATCTCTCGGAAGAGTTGAATCAACTGGCCAACATGGCCACCCTGTTCCCGACCATTTTTCTGGGTGTGGCCGCATTCCTGCTGAACGTCGTCTTTTCCCGGCTGATCAGCACCCAGCGCGAGCAGATCGCCATTCTCAAGGCCTTCGGCTACTCAAATTTCCGGATCGGCATGCACTACACCCAGATGGCACTGCTGATCTCCCTGTTCGGGCTTGCTTTGGGCGTGGCAGCCGGAGGCTGGCTCGGACAACAACTCGCGGAAATCTACCGAGATTTCTTTCGCTTCCCATATCTGGAATACCATATCTCGCCGCGGGTGATCACCATCGGCGCGGTGGTCACCCTTGCCGCAAGCCTGCTCGGCGCCCTGTTCGCCGTGCGCAAGGCCGTGGGACTGCCTCCGGCCGAGGCCATGCGTCCGGAGCCGCCGCCGGTCTTTCGGATCACTCTGGTGGAGCGCCTGGGTCTGCAGCGTTTCCTGGCCCAGCCGACGAGAATGATCCTGCGGAACATGGAACGCCGTCCGCTGAAAACCCTCCTGTCCATGGCCGGCATCGGCCTGGCCTGCGGCATCCTGATGGTCGGCCGGTTCCAGGAGGGCTCGGTGGACTACCTGATCAAGGTCCAGTTCGGTCTGGCCCAGCGCGACGACCTGACGGTCACCTTTATCGAGCCGACCTCCCGCCGCGTCCTGCACGATCTGGAAGCCCTGCCCGGCGTTTACTTGGCCGAACCGATGCGGGTAGCCGGAGTCCGTCTGCACCGGGGTCATGCCAGCCATCGGACCACGATTCAGGGGCTGGCGGAGGACGGGGACCTGTTCCGCATCCTGGACGAGGATCTGCGGGTGATCGCCGTTCCCCCGGAAGGGCTGGTGCTGGGCGACTATCTGGCGGAAATCCTGGACGTGCGCATCGGCGATTCGGTGGAGGTGGAGTTGCTTGAAGGACGCCGGGAACGGCTCACGGTTCCCGTGACCGGCATGGTTCGGGAATTCACCGGGGCATCAGCCTATATGCGCCTGGACGCCCTGAACCGCATCCTGCGTGAAGGCTCCGCCGTTTCCGGAGCATACCTGGCCGTTGACCCGGAATTCCGGGGCGAAGTGCTGCGTCGGCTCAAGGATTCGCCGCGGGTGGCGGGGGTCACGGACCGGCAGGCGGCCATTCTGAATTTCTACGACACCATGGCCGACATGGTGCTTACTTTCGCTTTTTTCAGCACCCTGCTGGCCGGCAGCATTGCCTTCGGAGTGGTCTACAACAGCGCCCGGATCGCGCTGACCGAACGCTCCCGGGAGATGGCCAGCCTGCGCGTGCTGGGCTTCACCAGGGGGGAGATCGGCTTTATCCTGCTGGGGGAGATGGCCGTGCTGACCATTGCGGCCATTCCCGTGGGTTTTCTGATCGGCATCGGCCTGATCGCCTATATCGTCCAGGGCATTGATTCCGAGCTGTACCGCATCCCGATGATCCTGGAGCCGCGCATCTTCTCCTTCGCGGCCACGGTCATCCTCGTGGCCAGCGCCGTTTCCTGGCTGGTCGTGGCCAGAAGACTGAAGAACCTGGATCTCGTGGGAGTGCTGAAAAGCCGGAATTGA
- a CDS encoding ABC transporter ATP-binding protein, with amino-acid sequence MHSSDQDNDATRDEHIVFHARGLTKVYRMGEVEVIALRGVDLDLFRGEFVVLLGPSGSGKSTLLNILGGLDRPTEGTVLCRGLDLVQATERELTRFRRRVVGFVFQFYNLIPSLTARENVAIVTEISENPMAPEQALELVGLSKRHDHFPAQLSGGEQQRVAIARAIAKRPEVLLCDEPTGALDSATGISVLEALQRANHDLGTTTAVITHNADIARMADRVVTLSDGRIASISDNPDKIAPRELFW; translated from the coding sequence ATGCACTCTTCGGATCAGGACAATGATGCTACGCGAGACGAGCACATCGTCTTCCACGCTCGTGGGCTGACCAAGGTCTACAGGATGGGGGAGGTGGAGGTGATCGCCCTGCGCGGGGTGGATCTGGACCTGTTTCGAGGCGAGTTCGTGGTTCTGCTGGGGCCGTCCGGAAGCGGCAAGTCCACCCTGCTGAACATCCTGGGAGGGCTGGACCGGCCCACGGAGGGCACGGTGCTTTGCCGGGGGCTGGATCTGGTTCAGGCCACGGAGCGGGAGCTGACCCGGTTCCGGCGGCGGGTCGTGGGTTTCGTCTTCCAGTTCTACAACCTGATTCCCAGCCTCACGGCCAGGGAAAACGTGGCCATCGTCACCGAGATCAGCGAAAATCCCATGGCGCCGGAGCAGGCACTGGAACTGGTCGGGCTTTCCAAGCGCCACGATCATTTTCCGGCCCAGCTTTCCGGAGGTGAACAGCAGCGGGTGGCCATAGCCCGGGCCATTGCCAAGCGTCCGGAAGTCCTGCTCTGCGACGAGCCCACCGGCGCGCTGGACTCGGCCACGGGCATTTCCGTGCTGGAAGCCCTGCAGCGGGCCAACCATGATCTCGGCACGACCACCGCTGTGATCACCCACAACGCGGACATCGCCAGAATGGCCGACCGGGTCGTCACCCTGAGCGACGGCCGGATCGCTTCCATCTCCGACAACCCGGACAAAATCGCGCCCCGGGAGCTGTTCTGGTGA
- the metX gene encoding homoserine O-acetyltransferase MetX produces the protein MSEIVKRPQTLPEVRPTDVGRLEPVRTQTVTFEGPGETLHLESGQTLHPITVAYETYGELNERRDNAVLVCHALSGDAHAAGYYGLERDEKPGWWDILIGPGKPLDTRKYFVICSNFLGGCKGTTGPSSINPATGKPYGMDFPFYTVKDMVQVQRRLLKHLGVPRLLVVIGGSLGGMQVLQWAISFPEMVRGAIPIASTARLSPQAIAFNEVARQAIMSDPEWNGGDYSLDDQPERGLGLARMIGHITYLSEQAMLRKFSRRYINDQGRSFCLTKDFQVESYLHHQGSSFVRRFDANTYLYITRAMDYFDLEAAYGRISTAFSGCRSSFLVVSFTSDWLFPPDQSRELVQALRRVGLDVSYCNIESDQGHDAFLLPGHRMGDVVSGFLERLARVDAS, from the coding sequence ATGAGTGAGATCGTCAAGCGTCCGCAGACCCTGCCGGAGGTTCGTCCGACCGATGTTGGACGGCTGGAGCCGGTGCGGACGCAAACGGTAACCTTCGAAGGACCGGGGGAGACCCTGCACCTTGAGTCCGGCCAGACCCTGCATCCCATCACCGTGGCCTACGAAACCTACGGCGAATTGAACGAGCGCCGGGACAACGCCGTGCTGGTCTGTCATGCCCTGTCCGGAGACGCCCATGCCGCCGGATATTACGGGCTGGAACGCGATGAAAAGCCGGGATGGTGGGATATCCTGATCGGGCCGGGGAAGCCTCTGGATACGCGCAAATATTTCGTGATCTGCAGCAATTTCCTCGGCGGGTGCAAGGGCACCACCGGACCTTCGTCCATCAATCCGGCCACGGGCAAGCCCTACGGCATGGATTTTCCCTTCTATACGGTGAAGGATATGGTTCAGGTCCAACGGCGGTTGCTCAAGCACCTGGGCGTGCCCCGCCTGCTTGTCGTGATCGGCGGGTCTTTGGGTGGAATGCAGGTCCTGCAATGGGCCATCAGCTTTCCGGAAATGGTCCGCGGGGCGATTCCCATCGCCTCCACGGCCCGGTTGTCGCCCCAGGCCATCGCTTTCAACGAGGTGGCCCGGCAGGCCATCATGAGCGATCCGGAATGGAACGGGGGGGATTATTCGCTGGACGACCAGCCGGAACGGGGGCTTGGGCTTGCGCGGATGATCGGCCACATCACCTATCTTTCGGAGCAAGCCATGCTGCGCAAGTTTTCCCGGCGCTACATCAACGATCAGGGCCGCTCCTTCTGCCTGACCAAGGATTTCCAGGTGGAAAGCTATCTACATCACCAGGGCTCCAGCTTTGTCCGCCGGTTCGACGCAAACACCTATCTCTACATTACCAGGGCCATGGACTATTTCGATCTGGAGGCGGCCTACGGGCGGATCTCCACGGCCTTTTCCGGATGCCGGTCCTCGTTTCTGGTGGTCTCCTTCACCAGCGACTGGCTCTTTCCCCCGGACCAGTCCCGGGAACTGGTCCAGGCCCTGCGCCGGGTGGGGCTGGACGTCTCCTACTGCAACATCGAGAGCGACCAGGGGCATGACGCCTTTTTGTTGCCCGGACACCGCATGGGCGATGTCGTCTCCGGTTTTCTGGAACGGCTGGCCCGGGTGGACGCATCATGA
- the metW gene encoding methionine biosynthesis protein MetW — protein MNAQCEIPQQVDWSRSQPRDRALDEAISGLVPHKARVLDLGCGNGDLLLRLKADREVEERGVELDPNAVAECLSRGLSVIQADLEESLCDLREGSFDVVVLNQVLLATASPLHLLTEALRVGRRVLVSFPNFTYWRIRSQILFRGRLPVNPALPYQWYDTPNIRLVTVKDFRILCREKGWSVHRELFVNLDRRDQPHHVRFWPNLRASLALFALEGKRG, from the coding sequence ATGAACGCGCAATGTGAAATCCCGCAACAGGTGGACTGGAGCCGAAGCCAGCCCCGTGACCGGGCCCTGGACGAGGCCATCAGCGGACTGGTCCCGCACAAGGCCAGGGTGCTGGATCTGGGATGCGGCAACGGGGATTTGCTGTTGCGGCTCAAGGCGGACCGGGAAGTGGAGGAGCGCGGGGTGGAGCTGGATCCCAACGCAGTGGCTGAATGTCTGAGTCGGGGGTTGTCCGTGATCCAGGCCGATCTGGAGGAAAGCCTGTGCGATCTGCGGGAGGGGTCCTTCGATGTCGTGGTGCTGAACCAGGTGCTTCTGGCCACGGCCAGTCCGCTGCACCTGCTGACCGAAGCTCTGCGCGTGGGCCGGCGGGTCCTGGTCAGTTTTCCCAACTTCACCTACTGGCGAATCCGCTCCCAGATCCTCTTCCGCGGCCGCCTACCGGTCAACCCGGCCCTGCCCTACCAATGGTACGACACGCCGAACATCCGGTTGGTCACGGTCAAGGATTTCCGTATATTATGCCGGGAAAAAGGCTGGTCCGTGCATAGGGAACTCTTCGTCAACCTGGACCGCCGCGACCAACCCCACCACGTCCGCTTCTGGCCCAACCTGCGGGCCTCGCTGGCGCTGTTCGCGCTGGAGGGAAAACGCGGTTGA
- a CDS encoding ABC transporter ATP-binding protein, which produces MSAIIATNLVKQYGTGNAAVTALDNVGMHIASGEFVAIMGKSGSGKSTLLSILGALNTPSSGTCVVDDLDIYDLTQDQRADFRREYLGFVFQSFHLLPYLNVMENVMIPLAVINEPRKSKEDRALKALAEMGLENKARRLPNEISGGEQERVAIARAVVNDPPIILADEPTGNLDSKTGSEVMALLGRLNAKGRTIVMVTHSEDNARHAGRILRLADGRLLQ; this is translated from the coding sequence GTGAGCGCAATCATAGCAACGAATCTCGTCAAGCAGTACGGGACGGGCAATGCGGCCGTGACGGCCCTGGACAATGTCGGCATGCACATCGCTTCCGGCGAATTCGTGGCCATCATGGGCAAGTCAGGTTCGGGCAAGTCCACCCTGCTTTCCATCCTGGGCGCTTTGAACACGCCGTCCTCCGGAACGTGCGTCGTGGATGATCTGGACATTTATGACCTGACCCAGGACCAGCGTGCGGATTTTCGCCGGGAATACCTGGGATTCGTCTTCCAGAGCTTCCATTTGCTGCCCTATCTGAACGTTATGGAAAACGTGATGATCCCCCTGGCCGTGATCAATGAGCCCAGGAAAAGCAAGGAGGACCGGGCCCTGAAGGCGCTGGCCGAAATGGGGCTGGAGAACAAGGCAAGGCGCCTGCCCAACGAAATCTCCGGGGGCGAGCAGGAACGGGTGGCCATTGCCCGGGCCGTGGTCAACGACCCGCCCATCATCCTGGCCGATGAACCCACGGGCAATCTGGACAGCAAGACCGGTTCCGAGGTCATGGCCCTGCTCGGAAGGTTGAACGCCAAAGGCCGGACCATCGTCATGGTCACCCACAGCGAAGACAACGCCCGACACGCCGGCCGGATTCTGCGGCTGGCGGACGGGCGATTGCTGCAATGA
- a CDS encoding ABC transporter permease produces MNLNTIAIANIKRRKAKAAFVLAGLLIAVTTVVALVGLRQAVSMNIIHQLEQYGANIVILPQSDSLALSYGGISMGGVSFDVRKIHEEELQKIYTIPYRQNLAAVGPVVLGVVQAQGQNVLLTGLDFDATVVLKPWWRIQGDIPGDNQVLLGAEAARLLGIGIGDSLSLEAGELSVTGILEPSGSQDDQLLFTDLRTAQVLLGKEGLVSMVEVAALCHGCPIDEMVEHISAALPGTQVMAIQQVVESRMQAMDHFEKFAYGVSGVVIVVSGLMVLVSMMGNVRERAGEIGVFRAIGYRRGHVMRIIFLEAGILALVGGLAGYLLGKALTQLTLPLFTIGEMDTVFHHGAHWDPLLLVSAVGLSVLVGLSASIYPAVMASRMDPNEALRAI; encoded by the coding sequence ATGAACCTGAACACCATTGCCATTGCAAACATCAAACGCCGGAAGGCCAAGGCCGCCTTCGTCCTGGCCGGGCTGCTCATCGCCGTGACCACGGTGGTCGCGCTGGTGGGCCTGCGTCAGGCCGTTTCCATGAATATTATTCATCAGTTGGAGCAGTACGGCGCGAATATCGTGATCCTGCCCCAAAGCGACAGCCTGGCCCTGAGCTACGGCGGCATATCCATGGGCGGAGTTTCCTTCGACGTGCGCAAGATCCACGAAGAAGAGCTGCAAAAGATCTATACCATCCCCTACCGCCAGAACCTCGCCGCCGTGGGGCCGGTGGTGCTCGGGGTGGTGCAAGCCCAGGGACAGAATGTGCTCCTGACCGGGCTGGATTTCGACGCGACAGTCGTGCTCAAGCCATGGTGGCGGATTCAGGGCGATATTCCCGGGGACAATCAGGTCCTATTGGGCGCTGAGGCAGCGCGGCTGCTCGGAATCGGCATCGGGGACTCCCTGTCGCTTGAAGCGGGAGAGCTGTCCGTAACCGGCATCCTCGAGCCCTCCGGCTCCCAGGATGATCAGCTGCTGTTCACGGACCTGCGCACCGCCCAGGTGCTTCTGGGCAAGGAAGGACTCGTTTCCATGGTCGAAGTGGCCGCCTTGTGCCACGGATGCCCCATCGATGAAATGGTGGAACACATTTCCGCGGCCCTGCCGGGGACGCAGGTCATGGCCATTCAGCAGGTGGTGGAAAGCCGGATGCAGGCCATGGATCACTTTGAAAAGTTCGCCTACGGAGTTTCCGGCGTGGTGATCGTGGTCTCCGGTCTGATGGTTCTGGTTTCCATGATGGGCAACGTCCGCGAGCGGGCCGGGGAAATCGGCGTATTTCGGGCCATCGGCTATCGCCGCGGCCATGTCATGCGCATCATATTCCTCGAGGCCGGGATACTCGCTCTGGTGGGCGGACTGGCAGGCTACCTGCTGGGCAAGGCCCTGACGCAGCTGACCCTGCCGCTGTTCACCATCGGAGAAATGGACACAGTGTTCCACCACGGAGCGCACTGGGATCCGCTGCTGCTCGTGTCGGCTGTCGGCTTGTCCGTGCTCGTCGGGCTGTCGGCCAGCATCTATCCCGCGGTCATGGCTTCGAGAATGGACCCGAACGAAGCCTTGCGGGCGATCTAA
- a CDS encoding DUF2318 domain-containing protein yields the protein MTTNKHNDSKEQRRDLDAKKKAVLGATKGGSAGGSSAQKSRKFIVLGCVLIVAFAVLLLFAHSGPQDKAATAATPVPVVPMDGELVHAAATLSDGRARHYVLETADGVGIRYFVLQASDGTVRTAFDACDACWQANMGYVQDGEVMICRNCNMRFPTRVIGEVRGGCNPTPLASVVREGNIVIRESDVLEGRPYFDLSPGSSRG from the coding sequence ATGACTACAAATAAACACAACGATTCCAAAGAGCAACGACGTGATCTCGACGCCAAGAAAAAAGCCGTTCTCGGCGCAACGAAGGGTGGTTCCGCGGGCGGTTCATCCGCGCAGAAGTCGCGAAAGTTCATCGTCCTTGGCTGTGTTTTGATCGTGGCGTTCGCGGTCCTTTTACTTTTCGCCCATTCCGGGCCTCAGGACAAGGCGGCTACCGCGGCCACGCCTGTTCCGGTTGTACCCATGGACGGGGAATTGGTCCATGCAGCGGCCACCTTGTCCGACGGCCGGGCCCGGCACTACGTCCTGGAAACGGCCGACGGCGTGGGCATCAGATATTTTGTGCTGCAAGCATCGGACGGCACGGTCCGGACCGCCTTTGACGCCTGCGACGCCTGCTGGCAGGCGAACATGGGATATGTTCAGGACGGGGAGGTGATGATCTGCCGCAACTGCAACATGCGCTTTCCAACCCGGGTCATCGGCGAGGTGCGCGGAGGCTGCAACCCCACGCCCCTGGCCAGCGTCGTCCGGGAGGGTAATATCGTGATCCGGGAAAGCGATGTTCTGGAAGGCCGGCCCTACTTCGACCTCAGCCCGGGGAGCTCGCGCGGATGA
- the thiM gene encoding hydroxyethylthiazole kinase, with protein sequence MNSHNKEWSEIAAEQLGNLRGAGPLVHNITNFVVMGISANVLLAQGAYPVMAHAVEEVEEMTGIAGALALNIGTLSRHWVEAMILAGKKANELGKPVILDPVGAGATRYRTETVNQILDSVRVSVLRGNPSEILAVSGAQGGARGVDAVHKVEEIADAARELASRLGCVVAVSGERDLVADGKRTVRLTGGSPLMTKITGMGCALSSTVAAFTAIAPDALTGAVSAMAMYNVAGELAAQRASGPGSFEPAFLDVLGMIGATQMLRAEIEEE encoded by the coding sequence ATGAACAGTCACAACAAAGAATGGTCCGAGATCGCGGCGGAGCAGCTCGGCAATCTGCGCGGGGCAGGTCCGCTGGTCCACAACATCACCAACTTCGTGGTCATGGGGATATCGGCCAACGTGCTCCTGGCCCAGGGCGCGTATCCGGTGATGGCCCATGCTGTGGAGGAGGTCGAAGAGATGACCGGCATTGCCGGAGCCCTGGCCCTGAACATCGGCACCCTCAGCCGGCACTGGGTGGAGGCCATGATTCTGGCCGGAAAAAAGGCCAACGAGCTGGGCAAGCCCGTCATTTTGGACCCTGTCGGCGCCGGAGCGACCCGTTATCGGACCGAGACGGTGAACCAGATCCTGGACTCGGTGCGGGTAAGCGTTTTGCGAGGCAATCCTTCCGAAATCCTGGCCGTGTCCGGTGCTCAGGGCGGAGCCCGGGGCGTGGATGCGGTGCACAAGGTGGAGGAGATTGCCGATGCTGCCCGCGAACTGGCCTCCAGGCTGGGCTGCGTGGTGGCGGTTTCCGGGGAGCGGGATCTGGTCGCCGACGGCAAGCGCACCGTGCGCCTGACCGGAGGCTCGCCCCTGATGACCAAGATCACCGGCATGGGCTGCGCGTTGAGTTCCACGGTGGCCGCGTTCACGGCAATTGCTCCCGACGCCCTGACCGGCGCCGTGAGCGCCATGGCCATGTACAACGTCGCCGGCGAGCTGGCCGCCCAAAGGGCTTCCGGTCCGGGCAGCTTCGAGCCGGCCTTTCTGGATGTCCTCGGGATGATCGGCGCAACGCAGATGTTGCGCGCGGAGATCGAGGAAGAGTGA